Part of the uncultured Anaeromusa sp. genome is shown below.
CCAAATACATTCGGAAGCAGATGCTTCCTCATAATATGCCCGGCGCTGCAGCCGGACACCCGGGCAAAGGAAATGTAGTTTTTATCCATATATTGCATGACCAAAGAACGAATCATCCGTGTATACCAAGCCCACTTAGCGGCGATATTCGCGATAATCACATTGGTCAAGCCGGGTCCCAGCATGCCGACAATAGCTAAAATCATCACTTCGCTGGGAAACGACAATAAAATATCGCAAAGACGCATTACCGCTTCATCGACCTTCCCCCGGAAAACCGCGGCCAACAAGCCCAGCATCGTCCCGATGAACAAAGTGGCGCCCATTGTAGCCAGCGCTAACACAACCGTAGTTTGAATGCCATACAGCAATCTTGATAAAATACATCGCCCCAAATGATCGGCCCCCAGGGGATACGAGAGACTCAAGGACGCAAATTTTTCTTTTAGATTTGGTTCAATAGGACTATGCGGGGCAATAAGAGGCGCCAAAAGCCCCAGCACGAGCACTGCCAACAAAATGCCAATGCAAGCCATGGCGAGCGTATCCTTACGGAGGCGTTGCCAAACAATCATCTTAGCACTCCTTTCGTAAGCGAGGATCCAGCCAAGCGCTGGCTACATCCACAAGCAAATTGCACAACACAAAGAGCACCGCCATCATTACGACATAGGCCTGAATGATTGGATAGTCGCGATTAAAAATAGCCGTCACACAAAGCCGCCCCACGCCAGGCCAAGCAAAAATATTTTCTACAATTACCGTTCCGGCAATCAGC
Proteins encoded:
- the opp1C gene encoding nickel/cobalt ABC transporter permease, with translation MIVWQRLRKDTLAMACIGILLAVLVLGLLAPLIAPHSPIEPNLKEKFASLSLSYPLGADHLGRCILSRLLYGIQTTVVLALATMGATLFIGTMLGLLAAVFRGKVDEAVMRLCDILLSFPSEVMILAIVGMLGPGLTNVIIANIAAKWAWYTRMIRSLVMQYMDKNYISFARVSGCSAGHIMRKHLLPNVFGDIVVLATLDTGWVILNISALSFLGLGVQAPTPEWGMMLNEAKNIMTTHPTQMLAPGLAILIVVAAFNFLGDSIRDALDPKHYRHKEAAK